A single window of Salvia splendens isolate huo1 chromosome 6, SspV2, whole genome shotgun sequence DNA harbors:
- the LOC121808641 gene encoding calcium-dependent protein kinase 2-like: MGGCFSKKNHSTSDANGYTSAAGGIAGYQQINHDYQKPAAHHHPPPQTHHAPPPPATQKPPAAAAAAQRLEPNNILGKPFEDVKSKYSLGKELGRGQFGVTYMCTEIATGQSYACKSILKRKLASKSDKEDMKREVDIMQHLSGQHNIVEFKGAFEDRQSVHLIMEVCRGGELFDSIIAQGHYSEKAASDLCRQIVNVVQNCHFMGVMHRDLKPENFLLSSKDEKATLKATDFGLSVFIEEGKVYHDIVGSAYYVAPEVLRRSYGKEIDVWSAGVILYILLSGVPPFWAETEKGIFDAILNEEVDFDSQPWPSISNSAKDLVRKMLNKDPRRRITSAQVLEHPWIKGQASDKPIDGAVLSRMKQFMAMNKLKKLALKVIAQSLSEEEIKGLKAMFTNMDTDNSGTITFEELKTGLARLGSKLSETEVQQLMEAADVDGNGTIDYIEFITATMHRHKLERDEHLFKAFQFFDKDNSGYITMDELETAMKEYGLGEGATIKEIISEVDTDNDGKINYEEFCAMMRSGTTQPVKLF, translated from the exons ATGGGCGGTTGTTTCAGCAAGAAAAATCACTCTACCTCCGACGCCAATGGCTACACCTCCGCTGCAGGGGGCATCGCAGGTTACCAGCAAATCAACCACGATTACCAAAAACCGGCGGCGCACCACCACCCGCCGCCGCAGACGCACCACGCGCCTCCTCCTCCCGCTACGCAGAAGccccccgccgccgccgcagcagCTCAGAGATTGGAGCCGAACAACATTCTCGGAAAGCCATTCGAGGATGTGAAGTCGAAGTACTCGCTGGGGAAGGAATTGGGGAGGGGCCAATTTGGGGTAACTTACATGTGCACCGAGATCGCGACGGGGCAGAGCTACGCCTGCAAATCGATTCTGAAGAGGAAATTGGCGAGCAAGAGTGATAAGGAGGATATGAAGAGAGAGGTGGACATTATGCAGCATTTGAGCGGCCAGCACAACATTGTCGAGTTCAAGGGCGCCTTTGAGGATCGGCAATCGGTGCATCTGATCATGGAGGTGTGCCGCGGGGGAGAGCTCTTCGACAGCATTATCGCCCAGGGGCATTACTCCGAGAAGGCTGCCTCCGATCTCTGCAGGCAGATTGTGAATGTGGTGCAGAATTGCCATTTTATGGGGGTGATGCATAGGGATCTCAAGCCTGAGAATTTCTTGCTTTCGAGCAAGGATGAAAAGGCCACGCTCAAGGCTACTGATTTTGGACTCTCTGTCTTCATTGAGGAAG GCAAGGTGTATCACGACATCGTTGGTAGTGCATACTATGTTGCCCCAGAAGTTCTGCGGCGAAGTTATGGAAAGGAGATAGATGTATGGAGTGCTGGTGTCATTTTGTACATCCTCCTCAGTGGTGTGCCTCCATTTTGGGCTG AGACTGAAAAAGGTATATTTGATGCTATACTAAACGAAGAAGTTGATTTTGATAGCCAACCTTGGCCTTCAATCTCAAACAGCGCCAAAGATCTTGTTCGAAAAATGCTGAACAAGGATCCAAGAAGGAGAATAACTTCTGCACAAGTACTTG AGCATCCTTGGATTAAGGGACAAGCATCTGACAAGCCAATAGATGGTGCGGTACTCTCTAGGATGAAGCAGTTTATGGCCATGAATAAGCTCAAGAAACTTGCACTAAAG GTCATTGCACAAAGTTTATCAGAAGAAGAAATTAAAGGTCTTAAAGCAATGTTCACGAATATGGACACAGATAATAGCGGCACAATCACCTTTGAAGAACTTAAAACTGGCTTGGCTCGTCTTGGATCTAAACTGTCCGAAACAGAAGTGCAACAACTTATGGAAGCT GCTGATGTGGATGGAAATGGAACTATCGACTACATCGAATTCATCACTGCTACAATGCACAGACACAAGCTCGAACGAGATGAGCATCTCTTTAAAGCGTTCCAGTTTTTTGATAAAGATAACAGTGG CTATATCACAATGGACGAACTGGAAACTGCTATGAAAGAGTATGGTCTGGGGGAGGGAGCTACCATTAAAGAAATCATTTCGGAGGTGGATACAGATAAT GATGGGAAAATAAACTACGAGGAATTCTGTGCTATGATGAGAAGTGGAACAACACAACCAGTAAAACTCTTTTAG